In one window of Camelina sativa cultivar DH55 chromosome 15, Cs, whole genome shotgun sequence DNA:
- the LOC104745337 gene encoding plant intracellular Ras-group-related LRR protein 9, with the protein MAAEPNPKNFPVLSYVLARLPSFTTKSPPSSSAVPPPFDIEQPPSSSHSIEIVTQMPQLTQPDVLASMTSAITDVAETRSILRTLGPRPDHESVDKARAKLSEIESSLSESFEDIALTDAAGKDEKRRLEMDQEKTWCESVLKLDEVHASYEKLLKEAEERLVRIYESAEKNAAEDEDNVAAVEVNEEVVGILQHASANPVDRVDLSGRKLRLLPEAFGRIQGLLVLNLSNNKLEAIPDSIAGLHSLVELDVSTNSLETLPDSMGLLSKLKVLNVSTNKLSVLPDSICRCGSLVILDVSFNRLTYLPTNIGLDLVNLEKLLIQYNKIRSFPTSIGEMRSLKHLDAHFNELHGLPDTFVLLANLEYLNLSSNFSDLKDLPAPFGDLISLQELDLSNNQIHALPDSFGTLESLTKLNVEQNPLVVPPKEVVKEGVEAVKTYMGQRRIRMLEEEEKMRMEKEMEEANAGWLTRTTSKLKTYVADVSEYLGSPTSRDPYLEREL; encoded by the exons atggcGGCAGAACCTAACCCTAAGAACTTCCCTGTCCTCTCTTACGTCCTGGCTCGTCTCCCTTCTTTCACCACCAAATCCCctccctcctcctccgccgttcCTCCTCCCTTCGATATCGAGCAACCACCATCATCTAGCCACTCAATCGAGATCGTCACTCAGATGCCTCAGTTAACACAACCAGATGTTCTCGCTTCCATGACCAGTGCGATCACTGACGTCGCCGAGACTCGATCCATCCTCCGAACACTAGGACCTAGACCCGATCACGAGTCAGTCGACAAGGCTCGTGCGAAGCTCTCGGAGATCGAGTCTTCCTTATCTGAATCGTTTGAAGACATCGCGCTTACCGACGCGGCTGGGAAAGATGAGAAGAGGAGACTTGAGATGGATCAGGAGAAGACTTGGTGTGAGTCTGTTTTGAAGCTTGATGAGGTTCATGCTTCGTATGAGAAGCTTTTGAAAGAAGCAGAGGAGAGGCTTGTTAGGATTTATGAGTCTGCTGAGAAGAATGCTGCCGAGGATGAGGATAATGTTGCGGCTGTTGAGGTTAATGAGGAGGTTGTGGGGATACTGCAGCACGCTTCCGCTAATCCGGTTGATCGTGTTGATTTGTCTGGGAGGAAGCTGAGATTGCTTCCTGAGGCATTTGGGAGGATTCAAGGGTTGCTTGTTCTTAACCTCTCCAACAATAAGCTTGAG GCGATTCCTGATTCAATAGCTGGATTGCATAGTCTTGTTGAACTGGATGTCTCCACGAATTCTCTGGAGACATTACCTGATTCTATGGGTTTACTCTCCAAACTGAAAGTCCTGAATGTTTCAACTAACAAGCTCTCTGTTTTGCCTGATTCCATCTGCCGGTGTGG GTCATTGGTTATCTTGGACGTGAGCTTCAACCGTCTCACCTACTTACCAACCAACATTGGACTTGATCTAGTGAATCTAGAAAAGCTCTTGATCCAGTATAACAAGATCCGATCCTTCCCTACCAGTATAGGTGAAATGAGATCCCTAAAACACCTTGACGCCCACTTCAATGAACTGCATGGCCTTCCTGATACTTTCGTGTTGCTAGCAAACCTTGAGTACTTAAACCTAAGTAGCAACTTCAGTGACCTCAAGGATCTCCCTGCCCCATTCGGCGACCTCATAAGCCTCCAAGAACTGGACTTGAGTAACAACCAAATCCATGCCCTCCCAGACAGTTTTGGCACTCTCGAAAGCCTGACCAAACTGAACGTGGAGCAGAACCCACTCGTGGTACCACCCAAGGAAGTGGTGAAGGAAGGTGTGGAAGCTGTGAAGACGTACATGGGTCAGAGAAGGATCAgaatgttggaagaagaagagaagatgagaatgGAAAAGGAGATGGAGGAGGCAAACGCTGGGTGGCTCACACGAACCACATCTAAACTGAAAACTTATGTCGCAGATGTTTCAGAGTATCTCGGATCGCCAACTTCTCGAGACCCTTACCTTGAGCGAGAGCTATAA